Part of the Thermoplasmata archaeon genome is shown below.
GTATCCAGCCATACATGCTCAGAGAAATTGCAGCAAAACTGGGCTTGGATAAGGATTTAGCGAAGGCAATAGGCAATATAATTCGCCAGATGTATCAGATTTTTGTATGTGAGGATGCAGAGCTTGTGGAAATAAATCCGCTTGTGGATGTGGGTGCAAAACTTGTTGCTGCGGATGCGAAGGTGATAATAGAGGATGATGCCATGTTTAGACATCCAGAATACAAGAGTGTGCCCCAGGAATTTACAGAACTTGAGAGAAGGGCAAGAGAGAAGGACATTTCGTTTATCCAGCTTGACGGAGACATTGGCATAATTGCGAATGGTGCTGGGCTAACAATGGCTACACTGGATGCAATCACATACTATGGTGGTAAACCAGCTGTATTTCTCGACCTTGGAGGCACGGATGATGTGGAAAAGGTGAAGGAAGCGTTCAAGCTCGTGCTAGAGGTGAAGCCAAAGGCCGTGCTTGTTAACATTTTTGGCGGTGTGACAAAATGCGACACTGTGGCAAAAGGCATCGTAGAGGTTTTAGGCCAGAATCCACAGATGCGGATTGCAGCAAGGATAAAGGGATTTAACGAGGAAGAGGCAAGGCAGATATTTGCAAATGCAGGTATAAAAGGTGTAAAAACCCTTGATGAGGCAGCAAGATTTGTGTGTGAAGGAGGTGCGTGAAAATGAGCATCATCGTGGATGAAAACACAAAGGTTTTGATACAGGGTATCACAGGGCACCAGGGCACATTTCACAGCAGGGCAATGCGAGCTTTTGGTACAAAGGTTGTGGGTGGAGTAACACCAGGTAAAGGGGGCACAGAGGTTGAAGGAGTGCCTGTGTTTAACACAGTTAAGGATTGTGTGGAAAAAACAGGGGCAAATGCTTCAGTGATTTTTGTGCCAGCACCTTTTGCCAAGGACGCTTGTTACGAAGCCATAGATGCAGGAATAAAGGTACTGGTTGTGATTACAGAGCACATTCCTTTCCATGACACAATGGAAGTGGTGCATTATTGCAAGTACAAAGGCGTGACTTTGATTGGACCGAACACACCTGGCATCACCTCTGTGGGAAAAACCAAGCTGGGAATAATGCCCAACAATGTGTTTTTGAAAGGAGACACTGGCGTTGTTTCAAGGAGTGGGACGCTCACCTACGAAATTGTCAATGCGCTCACGGAGGAGGGCATAGGTCAGACCACATGCGTTGGCATTGGCGGAGACCCTGTTAACGGAATGAACTTTGTTGAGATTCTGGAGCTCTTTGAGAAGGACCCGGAGACAAAACGGATTGTGCTTGTTGGTGAGATAGGAGGTATGGCCGAGGAGATTGCTGCCGACTACATTAAGAAGCATGTGACAAAGCCAGTGTATGCCTACATCGCAGGGCGTTCTGCACCACCAGGCAAAAGAATGGGGCATGCAGGTGCAATTATCCAGAGGGGCAGAGGTACTGCCGACTCAAAGGTGCGGACATTGGAGGCAGCAGGTGTCAAAGTCGCAAAAATACCTGCGGATGTGGCAAAGTTGATGAAAGAAGGGTAAATGCGAAGCAGGACATATTCCCAGTGGAAATAAAAACCATTTTATATCAACTCTTTTTTTCCTATTTATGAGCATCATCGCATTTATGGTCCAATACATCTTATCTATCATTGTTAGTATCGGTTACCTCGGCATCTTTGTGCTGATGGCTTTGGAGAGTGCGTGCATCCCAATCCCTTCTGAGGTAATCATGCCGTTTGCCGGCTTTGCTTCTTCTCCAGTGTATCCGGGCAGCAAATTTAACATCTACATTGTAAGTTTGGCAGGTGCACTTGGCAATCTTGTTGGTTCCTTAGCGGCATACTATTTTGGTTACTATGTGGGGAGAGCAGGAGTGCTTAGATATGGTAAGTATTTTTTGCTTACGGAGAAGCATTTGAGAAAGGCAGAAGTGTGGTTTGAGAAGCATGGCGATAAGGCAGTTTTCATCGGACGCTTGCTACCCGTGATAAGAACTTTCATCTCGCTCCCTGCAGGCATCGCAAAAATGAACATCTGGAAATTCTCAATTTATTCTTTTGTGGGTTCAATTCCTTGGTGCATGGCCCTTGCTTACCTTGGCTACATACTGGGTGAAAACTACACATTGATAATTGAATATGGTTCAATTTTGGACTATGTGATGATCATTTGTATTGTAATACTTGCCATTTACTTCTTCAGAAGATTTTACAAGGAGAAACAACTAGGTAAGAAATGAATGAATCTTGTAGTTTCCAGTGTTTACCTCATAGTAGACCACGCAAGCAGGCATCGGAGTGATATTTGACTGTTTCTGAAATTCCGTCTGGGATTGCCAGGTTGATGCGTTTACCAATAGCGTCCCTCTATATCTCTCTACTCCAGATGTGTGCACATGCCCAGCAACGAATATGTCTGGCACATCATGAATTACGAGGGCATCGTAAGGCAGTGGTGCCATTGGTGTTTTACTTCCGTAGGTTGGTGCTAAATGTCTCAGTTTTAACAATTCCCTCATTAATGTCGTGGGCTTTGAGTATGTAAGATAGGAAGGTGCCTGCTCTACAAGATCGTCAAAGCTTCTACCATGATAGATAAGAATTTTCAGCCCAGCTATCTTTATGTAAGCAGGGTTGCTGTAACAGAACACTCTTTCGCCAAGAATCTCTTGAATGTCTTGCGATAGTGGAGGTTGTGGCTCTGCTTGTCTGACTGCGTCGTGATTGCCTGGAATTACTATAATTCCAATGTGCTCTGGAATATGTGAAAACAACCGCGCTAGTTCTCTATATTGCTCATAAATATCGTCAATTTCCAGTTCCTCCTCTTGATTTGGATAGATGCCTATTCCATCTACAAGGTCACCAGCGACAATAATGTACTTCACTTTTCTAGCTTCATCATCCCCTTCATTGAGCCATTTGGTGAATCTTTCCCATGCAGGATATAGAAATGTCTTGCTTCCCACATGGATATCTGAAATAAACAGGAGGGCAGAGGGTTCACTTGGTCTACGCACCTCTCTACCGATTGTGGGAATGTCGGGTGAGAGAACATCTGAGGCAAAAAATAATTCATCATCGTTTCTCACTGAAAGATTACCTTTGAACGCCATCACAGAATCTTTTATTAGATATCTTGCGTGTTTTTCGGGCACACTAATTCTAATTTTCTCACCCGAGTCATCCTCAACAACTGCCAATATAGCGTTGCCATGCTTGGACCTAGTTGCCTCGTTTACTATTCCAACAATTGTATTCTCTACTCTCTCGGTTGTGGGCCGCATAGCGAGCTTTTTGAGGGTTTTTATTGGAGTGATATGCTTCGTATTTGCATGCACAAATATCTGCTTAATCTTTTTGTATCTGTCTAAAAATAACTTAGCGTACACCTCCGCGGAGGGTCTTGCACACTCATCTTCATTCAATTTAAAAACCATTATTTTTTCTGGCTCAAGTATTTCTGGTTTTCGCTTTAACTCATTCCTTCCTTCTTCAATTTCTTGTTTAGCACATATCTCTTCAATCTCCTTTGCTACAATGACCTCAGATACAATAGAATCCTTTTGAGAGTATGCACCAGTAACACTTTCTATGTCCTCCCAGTTCAAACATTTATCTGAAAATTTCTGGGTGAGCAGTTTCGCAACCTTTAGTGGCTCTACCATTGCCAGAATTTTTTCCAATTCCTCAGCGCCAACCACTAATCCGCTCTCATAGAGAGTTTCCAGAACTTCCCTGCGGGTCGCTTCCTGCTCGACCATGCAGGGGCATTGTTTTGATTGTTAATAAGGTTTTTGCATGGAAGTGCCAGATGTTGAAAAAGACTGCCTGTATGGTTAGAGTTTACTGAGTGAAATAAAAAGTATATTTC
Proteins encoded:
- a CDS encoding DNA-directed DNA polymerase II small subunit; protein product: MVEQEATRREVLETLYESGLVVGAEELEKILAMVEPLKVAKLLTQKFSDKCLNWEDIESVTGAYSQKDSIVSEVIVAKEIEEICAKQEIEEGRNELKRKPEILEPEKIMVFKLNEDECARPSAEVYAKLFLDRYKKIKQIFVHANTKHITPIKTLKKLAMRPTTERVENTIVGIVNEATRSKHGNAILAVVEDDSGEKIRISVPEKHARYLIKDSVMAFKGNLSVRNDDELFFASDVLSPDIPTIGREVRRPSEPSALLFISDIHVGSKTFLYPAWERFTKWLNEGDDEARKVKYIIVAGDLVDGIGIYPNQEEELEIDDIYEQYRELARLFSHIPEHIGIIVIPGNHDAVRQAEPQPPLSQDIQEILGERVFCYSNPAYIKIAGLKILIYHGRSFDDLVEQAPSYLTYSKPTTLMRELLKLRHLAPTYGSKTPMAPLPYDALVIHDVPDIFVAGHVHTSGVERYRGTLLVNASTWQSQTEFQKQSNITPMPACVVYYEVNTGNYKIHSFLT
- the sucD gene encoding succinate--CoA ligase subunit alpha, producing the protein MSIIVDENTKVLIQGITGHQGTFHSRAMRAFGTKVVGGVTPGKGGTEVEGVPVFNTVKDCVEKTGANASVIFVPAPFAKDACYEAIDAGIKVLVVITEHIPFHDTMEVVHYCKYKGVTLIGPNTPGITSVGKTKLGIMPNNVFLKGDTGVVSRSGTLTYEIVNALTEEGIGQTTCVGIGGDPVNGMNFVEILELFEKDPETKRIVLVGEIGGMAEEIAADYIKKHVTKPVYAYIAGRSAPPGKRMGHAGAIIQRGRGTADSKVRTLEAAGVKVAKIPADVAKLMKEG
- a CDS encoding DedA family protein, whose amino-acid sequence is MSIIAFMVQYILSIIVSIGYLGIFVLMALESACIPIPSEVIMPFAGFASSPVYPGSKFNIYIVSLAGALGNLVGSLAAYYFGYYVGRAGVLRYGKYFLLTEKHLRKAEVWFEKHGDKAVFIGRLLPVIRTFISLPAGIAKMNIWKFSIYSFVGSIPWCMALAYLGYILGENYTLIIEYGSILDYVMIICIVILAIYFFRRFYKEKQLGKK
- the sucC gene encoding ADP-forming succinate--CoA ligase subunit beta gives rise to the protein MVKLPEYVGKEIFKKYGIPVPDGKVFRRGDKIEWQTFPVCVKAQVLAGKRGKAGAIKFASNMQELELAAAEILTMKVGGYSVGEVLVEEKLNILKEYYLSITLDRDSRCPVLLASASGGMDIEEVPDSEIHKIKIPPFIGIQPYMLREIAAKLGLDKDLAKAIGNIIRQMYQIFVCEDAELVEINPLVDVGAKLVAADAKVIIEDDAMFRHPEYKSVPQEFTELERRAREKDISFIQLDGDIGIIANGAGLTMATLDAITYYGGKPAVFLDLGGTDDVEKVKEAFKLVLEVKPKAVLVNIFGGVTKCDTVAKGIVEVLGQNPQMRIAARIKGFNEEEARQIFANAGIKGVKTLDEAARFVCEGGA